The genomic segment CGTCGGCGGGTTCCTGGTGACCGACCGGATGCTCGGGATGTTCAAGCGCAGACCGGGTGGGCCCGGGGACTCCACTGACTCCACACCGTCGCGGGGAGCCCGCTCATGAGCACGGTCGCCGCCGTCGGCTACGTGATCGCGTTCTCGCTGTTCATCCTCGGACTCATGGGCCTCACGAGTCCGAGGACGGCGGTGCGGGGCAACTGGACCGCCGCGGCCGGGATGGGGGTCGCCATCCTGTCGACGCTGCTGTTGCCGGGCATGGGCAACTGGTGGCTGATCGTCCTCGGACTGGTGCTGGGAACGGTGGTGGGCGTTCCCGCGGCACGGCGAGTGAAGATGACCGCGATGCCGCAGATGGTGGCGCTGTTCAACGGCGTCGGCGGTGGCGCGGTGGCACTCATCGCGTGGGTGGAGTTCCGGGACACGTTCGGCTACCTCGGGCTCCCGCTGTACGTGGCCGTCGCGTCGCTGTTCGCCGCGATCATCGGTTCGGTGTCGTTCTGGGGCTCACTGGTCGCCTTCGGCAAGCTCCAGGCGTGGCTGCCTACGCGTCCGGTCACCATCGGTGTGCTGCACCGGCCGCTCACCCTCGTGGCTCTCGCCGCCGCGGGCGCCTACGCGATCGTGGTGATGACGGGCTCCACGTCGGAGTGGCTGGTCATCGGGGTCCTCGTGGCCTCGGCGTTCTTCGGTGTGCTGATGGTCCTGCCCATCGGCGGCGCCGACATGCCCGTGGTGATCTCGCTGCTCAACGCGGCGACCGGGTTGTCCGCGGCCGCGATGGGCCTGGCGCTCGACAACACCGCCCTGATCGTGGCGGGCATGCTCGTCGGTGCGTCCGGTTCGATCCTGACGAACCTCATGGCCAAGGCGATGAACCGGTCGCTTTTGGTGATCCTCGCGGGCGGGTTCGGCGGGACGGGCGGCCAGGTCACGGGGCGGGTGGACGATCGGCCCGTGCGGTCCACGAGCGCCTCCGACGCCGCCATCCAGCTCGCCTACGCCAACCGCGTCGTCGTGGTGCCCGGATACGGGATGGCCGTCGCCCAGGCCCAGCACGCCGTCCGCGAGATGGCCGATCTCCTGGAGGGCAAGGGCGTCGAGGTGAGCTACGCGGTGCATCCCGTGGCGGGCCGGATGCCCGGCCACATGAACGTCCTGCTCGCCGAGGCGAACGTGCCGTACGAGTCGCTCAAGGACCTCGACGAGAGCAACGCGCTGCTGCCCCAGGCGGACGTGGCTCTGGTGATCGGAGCCAACGACGTCGTCAATCCCGCCGCGCGGACCGACTCCAGCTCGCCGATCTACGGCATGCCCGTCCTCGACGTCGTGTCGAGCCGTTCGGTGATCGTGCTGAAGCGGTCGACGGGCGCGGGCTTCGCGGGCATCGACAACGAGCTGTTCGCCGACCCCAAGACCTCCATGCTCTTCGGCGATGCGAAGTCGTCGGTGTCCGAGGTGGTCTCCGAGCTGAAGGACCTCTAGGTCAGTTCTCCGGCGCGGAGAAGCGCACCTCGGGGATGGCGGGCGACCGAGTCGACGCGCGTGCCGCCGCGGCCGGGTCCGTGCGCTTGGTGCGCCTCCGGGTGGGGCGGGGTGCCTTGCGTGCCGCCGGTTGCGGCTTCGCGGGAGCGGCGGGCTCGGCGGCCTTGCGCGGCGAGCGCTTGGTCGCGGGCTTGGCTGCGGACTTGGGCCCGGGCTGCGCCACCGGGCGAGCGACCAGGACCGGGTTGCTCACCAGCCGAGGCCGAAGCTTGCGGCCACCCGTGCGGCGTCCGTGACTGACGTAGCGGTCGAGGAGCTCGCGAAGGTGGTCCGCGTGCTCGGCGGTGAGGTCGATCTCGTAGGCGACACCGTCAAGAGCGAACAACACGGTTTCGTGGGCGAGCTCCCCCGTGATGTCGTCCACCGTGTAAATCGCTGTGCTCCTGGCCAAGCGAACCTCCACCAGCCGCGTTGAACACTCTGCGTCGCCAAGGATAGCTGGCCCCCCACGGCCCCGGTTTGCGTAGTGAGCCGCGGTGCGGTGCGCTTCGGAGGTATGGCGATGGACACCGGGGAGAACACCGCGGAGCACACTGCGGAGAACACTGTGGACGAGTTGGGCGAGGACGTCGACGTCGTCGTGATCGGCGCTGGTCCGGTTGGCGAGAACGCCGCCGCGAGGGCGGTGCGCGGGGGGATGCGCACCGTGTTGGTGGAGCACGAGCGGCTCGGAGGCGAGTGCTCGTACTGGGCGTGTGTGCCGAGCAAGGCGCTGTTGCGTCCCGGCAACGCGGCGGCGGCGGCCCGGCGGGTGCCGGGGGTCCGGTGCGACGGTGAACTCGACGAGCACGCGGTGTTCGCGTGGCGGGACAAGCGCGTCTCGCACTGGGACGACGGCGGGCAGGTCGACTGGGCGGAGGGCGCCGGGATCACCGTCGTCCGCGGCCGCGCCCGGCTGTCCGGTCAGCGGGAGGTCACCGTGGACGGTGGTCCCGTGTTGCGCCCCACTCACGCCGTGGTCGTGTGCACCGGCAGCGTCCCGGTGACACCCGACGTGGAGGGCCTCGCCGACGTGCCGGTGTGGACGTCTCGGGACGCCACGTCCGCCTCGGCGGTGCCCGAATCGCTCGCCGTCCTGGGCGGTGGAGTGGTCGGGGTGGAGATGGCGCAGGCCTGGGCGCGCCTGGGGGCGAGCGTGGAGATCATCGCGCGCGGCGAGCGGCTCCTGCCGAGGATGCCCGCGTTCGCGGGCGAGGCGGTGGCCGAGGCGTTGCGGGCCGACGGCGTGCGCGTGCGGCTCGGGGCGAGTGCCCGGCGGGTCTCGGCGGACGGTGGCGGCGTGCGCGTCGATCTGGACGACGGCGAGTCCGTGACCGCGCAACGTCTGCTCGTGGCCACGGGGCGGAAGCCGGCGACCGGCGACCTCGGGCTCGACCGGGTGGGCCTCACCCCGGGACGAGCCCTCACCGTCGACGACACGGGCCTGGTGGCCGACGTCCCCGGCGGGTGGCTGTACGCGGCGGGCGACGTCACGGGCCGGGCCCTGGTGACCCATCAGGGCAAGTACGCCGCCCGCGTGGTCGGCGACGTGGTGGCGGCGCGCGCCCGGGGTGAGGAGGTGCGCGCGGAGGCGTGGAGCCACTACACGGCGACGGCGGACCACCATGCGGTCACGCAGGTGGTGTTCACGGACCCCGAGGTCGCGTCGGTCGGGTTGGTCGAGGCGGACAAGCCCTCGCATCGGGTCGTGGACCGCGACATCGACGTGGCGGGTGCGTCGTTGCACGCCGACGGCTACGAAGGCCGGGTACGGCTGGTCGTGGACTCCGAGCGGCAGGTCGTGGTCGGGGCGACGTTCGTCGGCCAGGACGTCGCCGAGCTGCTGCACGCGGCCACTGTCGCCATCGTCGGCGAGGTCCCGTTGCGCCGCCTCTGGCACGCGGTTCCGGCGTTTCCCACCGTCAGCGAGGTGTGGTTGCGGCTGCTGGAGGACTGCGGCCTCTGAACCGACGTCAGCGCAACGGCAGGTCGAGGGCCGCCTGCGCGACGCGGGAGGTCGAGTCCTCCGCCGGGGTCTCGTCCGCTCCGGCCTCCACCTGCGCGAGCACCGTGCGGACCGTCGCCCCGTCGCGCCGGGTCGTGTACGTGGCGCCTTCGAACGTGGGCACGGAATGAGCCCAACGCCCGGCCTCGGTGGCGATGTCGGTGAGCACACCCGTACCGGGGCCCGCGGCCAGCTCTTCGAACCGATCCGCCACCTCGGCGTCCGGGAACGTGACCGCGCCGACCGAGACGGACACCGTTCGACCGTCCACCGTGGTCGTGAAACTGCCCCGCAGGAGTTCGACGCAGCCGTGGTCGAGCAGGAACGCCTGCACGTCGCCCACCGCGTGGTGCGGTTCGCACCCGGTCGCGGCGTCCTTGGCCACGGGACTGAACGGCACGCCGCCGACGTCGACCGTCGCCACTCCTCCGGCGGATTCCTCGACGGAGGCCGGGGTCGGTGCCTCGCGCGAGCTCACGGTGAGGATCGTGATCGCGACGACCACGACGACCAGCAGGGCGGCGCCGGCGAGGGCGACCCGCCGTCGGGGGGAGTCGCGGTGCTGGTGCTGTGTTGCGGGGGAGGGCGACGCAGGTGGGATACGCACCGACCGTGCTGTCGGTGTGCCCGACGGCGGCGGCGTCGGCAGTTCGCCGGACGTCGGTTGTGTCGCGGCGAACCCCTCGGCCGACAGCGTGGCGTCGTCGAGATCCGTCGCGGTGGGAGCGAGGTCGCGCAGAACGGCTCGGGCCTGCGTCGTCGTCAGTGGACGCGCGGCGGCGGGAAGGGCGTCGGTCGCCTTCATGAACGCCGACGCCGTCGGGTAGAGGATGCGCACCGGTCCGGCGAGGTCGTCGGGCGGTTGTTCGACGGTCTCGACGTAGGGGCCGACCGCGATCACGACACCGACGGGGACCGTGGAGTCCACGGCGTGGATGCGGTCGGCGAAGCGTCCGGCGAGGGCGAGCGCGGCCAGACCCGGGTTGACGGTGGGGCGGGCGCTCGCGTCGCCACCTCCGTCGCCGTCCTGCCCGGGACGGACCAGCGGCCACCCGTCGGCCTTCCATTCCTGATGCAGGGGCGCGGTGAGGGTCATGGCGGGATCGGGCAGGTCGACCCCGACCACCACGAACACGCCTCGCGGCAACACGAGCACGGCGTCGACCTCGAGGTCCGACTCCGGTGGCGTCACCCCCAGCACCGCGACACCGCCCACGACGTTGCCACCCCGGCCGAGCGAGGTGAGCGCTGCGCGGATGTCGTCGGCGACCCGGGTGGGCCTCGCCGGGAACCGGACGACTCGCACGTGACCCTCCCTGACGCCTCGCTCGCTAAGCTTTATAGCGGACCCGTCACGCCCGTGCTGGGTGGCGTGCGCGCAATGTGACCGGCGTGGTGACGGCGATCACCGGAATGGCGGCTACCCGTTCGTTTTTCTTGCGGCTATTGCTTGGTGTGGACACGCGCGGTCTCTGCTGTCGGTAGAGCCCGAAAGCCCTGGAATGAGCACTCTGTCCAGTGGGACGGCTCAGTGGTGTGATTTCAGGGGCTTGTGTGGCCAAATGGGTGAGTCGCGTGCAGAATAACGAGGGAGTCGCCGCGGGTTGATTAATCCGCTTCACCGACGAGGTCGTAGGGGAAGACGCCCCTCGTCGAGTAGCGGAGGTAAGCAGTGAGCACTCGTGGCGTGGTGTACGTCCACTCGTCGCCGTCTGCGGTTTGCCCGCACGTCGAGTGGGCGATTTCCGGCGCGCTGGGAAGCCGGGTGGATTTGCGGTGGACTGCGCAGCCCGCCGCACCCGGACAACTGCGCGCGGAATGTGATTGGCGCGCGCCCGCCGGGACCGGTGGCAAGCTCGCCACCGCCCTCAAGGCGTGGCCCATGGTGCGCTTCGAGATCACGGAGGAGCCGAGCCCCGGCGTGGACGGGCAGCGGTTCTGCTACGCGCCCGGCCTCGGACTGTGGCACGCCCGCACGAGCGCCAACGGTGACATCGTGGTGGGGGAGGACCGGTTGCGGAGCCTGGTGTCCAAGAACCGGGCCGGTGAGCAGCTCGCCCACGAGCTGGACAAGATGCTGGGGTCGAGCTGGGACGAGGCACTCGAACCGTTCCGCCACGCGGGCGACGGTGCGCCGGTGACCTGGCTGCACCAGGTGGGTTGAACGGGACACGACGAAGGCCACCTCGATCGGCGTCGAGGTGGCCTTCGTCGTCTGCGATCGTGCGCGCTACGCCTTCGTGAACAGCAGGGCGGTGTTGTGACCGCCGAAGCCGAACGAGTTGCTGACGGCAGCCCCGAGATCGATCTTGCGCGGCTCACCGGACACGACGTCCAGCTCGACCTTCGGGTCCAGGTTCTCCAGGTTCAGCGTCGCGGGAACGATGCCGTGGTAGATCGACAGGATCGTCGCGATGCCCTCCACGGCGCCCGCACCGCCGACCAGGTGACCGAGTGCACCCTTCGGCGCCGTCACCACCGCGTGATCACCGATGGCCTTGCGGATCGCCGCGGCCTCACCGACGTCACCGACGACGGTGGACGTCGCGTGGGCGTTCACGTGGCCCACGTCCGAGGCCGACACACCCGCCATGCGCATGGCCTGCTGCATCGCGGCGATCTGGCCGATGCCCTCGGGGTGGTTCCCGGTGATGTGGTAGGCGTCCGACGTGAGGCCGTAGCCCCCCAGTCGTGCGTACACGCGGGCGCCCCGCGCGGCCGCCCGGTCGGCGCGTTCGAGCACCACCACGCCCGCGCCCTCACCGAGGACGAAGCCGTCGCGATCGGCGTCGAACGGCCGGGACGCGCTCTCGGGCTCGTCGTTGCGGGTGGACACGGTGCGGGCCTGCGCGAACCCGGCGATGGTGATCGGGGCGATGCAGGCCTCCGCACCACCCGCGACCACGACGTCGGCCCGACCGGACTGGATCATCTGGATCCCGTTCGCGATCCCCTCGGCGCCCGACGCGCACGCCGAGGCCGGGGAGTGCACCCCCGCCCGAGCCTTCAGATCGATCCCCACGTGCGCTGCCGGTCCGTTCGGCATCAGCATCGGCACCGTCAACGGCGACACCTTGCGGATGCCGTGCTGCTCCAGGAGGTCGTCCTGGTTGAGCAGCGTGACCGGGCCGCCGATTCCCGTGCCGATCGAGACGCCGAGCCGCTCGGGCTCGACGTCCTGCGACTCGTCGGTGGGCGGCTCGAAGCCGGCGTCCGCCCATGCCTCCCGTGCCGCGAGCAGTGCGACCTGCTCGCAACGGTCGAGCCTGCGGGCCTGCACGCGCGGGATCTTCTCCGTCGGCTCCTCGGCGAGCACGGCGCCGATCCTCACCGGAAGGTCGATCTCCCCGAGCCAGTCGGCGTCGAGCGCGCGGACGCCACTGCGGCCCGCGAGCAGGCCGTCCCAGGTCGAGGGGACGTCCGCACCCAGCGGTGTGGTGGCACCGAGCCCGGTGATCACGACGTCGATATTGCTCATTGGTGTCTCCCCGAGGTGTGTTGCGAGAAGCTCTACTTCGCGTTGGCCGCGACGTAGTCCACGGCGTCACCGACCGTCTTCAGGTTGGCCAGCTCGTCGTCCGGGATCTTCACGCCGAACTTGTCCTCGGCCTGCACGGCGATCTCGACCATGGACAGCGAGTCGATGTCGAGGTCGTCGACGAAGGACTTCTCCGCGCTGACGTCGTCGGCCGACACACCGGCGACCTCCTCGACGATCTCGCCGAGGCCGGCCAGGATCTCGTTCTTGTCTGCCACTGGGCTTCCTTTCTCGGTTTTGCTATTCGGGTCGCGACGGGTCTTGTGCCGTCGGCGTCTGTGGTGGCGCGGTGTCAGGGACAGATGAGCACTTGCCCCGCGTAGGACAGGCCTGCGCCGAATCCGACGGTCAGGACGACGTCGCCGGGCTTCACGGTGCCTGCGGCACGCATGTGGTCGAGCGCCATCGGGATGGACGCCGACGACGTGTTGCCCGAGTAACGGATGTCGTCGGCCACCACCATGTCGTCGCGGGCACCCTTGGCGCGCAGCCGCTTGGCGATGGCCTCGACGATGCGCAGGTTCGCCTGGTGCGGAATGAGCACGTCGATGTCCGAGAGTTCCAGCCCCGCCAGCTCCACGGCCCGCATCGCCACCGGCGCGATCTGCGTCGTGGCCCAGCGGAACACCGGCTGCCCTTCCTGGAAGATGTAGCGGTTGTCCCGCATGTAGATCACGTCCACCAGGTCGCCGGCGCTGCCCCACGCCACCGGGCCGATGCCCGGCTCGTCGGACGGGCCCACCAGGGCCGCGCCCGCGCCGTCGGCGAAGATGATCGCCGTGGACCGGTCGGTGGGGTCGACGACGTCGGTGAGCTTCTCCGCGCCGATGACGAGTACCTTCTTCGCGGACCCGGCGCGGACCAGGTCCGAGGCCACACCGAGGCCGTAGCAGAAGCCGGCGCACGCGGCGTTGAGGTCGAACGCGCCCGCGGCCTTCACGCCGATCCGGTCGGCGACCTGGGCGGCGGCGTTGGGGATCGGTGCGGGCATCGTGCAGTTCGGCACGATCACCGTGTCGACCTCGGACGGCGCGACACCCGCGTCGGCAAGCGCCTTCGCGCCCGCGGTGACGGCCATGTCGACCAGCCGTTCGTCCTCACCGGCGAACCGGCGCTCGATGATGCCGACGCGGTCGCGGATCCACTGGTCGCTGGTGTCCATGTGCTGCGACAGCTCGTCGTTGGTGACGACCCGGTCGGGCTGCGTGCTGCCGACACCCAGCACACGGCTGGCCTTCGCGCCCTGCGCGAGGGTGAGCGTCGGTCGAGTCATGCCAGCTCCTCCAGGTGCGCGGGGGTCTTCACGGCGAACGGGGTGGTGACGGTGCCCTTGAGCTCGCGCTTCACCAGCCCGGTCAACGTCCCCGCCGGGGGCAGCTCGACGGTCCGGTCGACGCCCAGCTCGGCCAACTCTCGCATCGTCAGGTCCCACCGCACCGGGCGGGTCACCTGGGAGACGAGCCTGTCGAGGTACTGCGCGCCGCTCGTGACCACGCGGCCGTCGGCGTTCGACAACAGCGGCCGCGTCGGGTCGGAGGGCGTGAGTTTGCCGGCGTGGGCGCGCAGGGCCTCCTCGGCCGCGGCCATGTACCTGGTGTGGAAGGCGCCCGCGACCTTGAGGCGCCGCACCTTGGTACCGGCCAGGGGTTCCGCCACGATCCGCTCGATCGCGTCGGTCGAACCCGAGGCCACGATCTGTCCGGCGCCGTTGCGGTTGGCGGCTTCCAGGTCGTGCTCGTGCAGCCAGGCCACCACCTCGTCGGGGTCGCCGAGCATCACGGCCGCCATGCTCGTCGGCTCGGCGGCGCACGCGGCGGCCATCTCGGCGCCGCGAACGGCCGCCAGCGCGACGGCGTCTCCGGCGGGCAGGACTCCGGCGATCGCGGCGGCGGCCAGCTCACCCACGGAGTGGCCCCCGACCGGACCGTCGGACGGCACGGTCGACGGAAGGTACTCGTAGGCGAGCAGCGACGTCGCGACGATGAGTGGCTGGGCGACCGCCGTGTCCTGGATCTCCTCGGCAGAGGCCTCGGTGCCGAGTCTGACGAGGTCGAGGTTGCTGGTCTCCGACCACTGCGCGAGGCGGTCGCGCGCTCCGGCGAGTTCGAGCCAGGGAGTGAG from the Saccharomonospora azurea NA-128 genome contains:
- a CDS encoding NAD(P)(+) transhydrogenase (Re/Si-specific) subunit beta; amino-acid sequence: MSTVAAVGYVIAFSLFILGLMGLTSPRTAVRGNWTAAAGMGVAILSTLLLPGMGNWWLIVLGLVLGTVVGVPAARRVKMTAMPQMVALFNGVGGGAVALIAWVEFRDTFGYLGLPLYVAVASLFAAIIGSVSFWGSLVAFGKLQAWLPTRPVTIGVLHRPLTLVALAAAGAYAIVVMTGSTSEWLVIGVLVASAFFGVLMVLPIGGADMPVVISLLNAATGLSAAAMGLALDNTALIVAGMLVGASGSILTNLMAKAMNRSLLVILAGGFGGTGGQVTGRVDDRPVRSTSASDAAIQLAYANRVVVVPGYGMAVAQAQHAVREMADLLEGKGVEVSYAVHPVAGRMPGHMNVLLAEANVPYESLKDLDESNALLPQADVALVIGANDVVNPAARTDSSSPIYGMPVLDVVSSRSVIVLKRSTGAGFAGIDNELFADPKTSMLFGDAKSSVSEVVSELKDL
- a CDS encoding histone-like nucleoid-structuring protein Lsr2, which encodes MARSTAIYTVDDITGELAHETVLFALDGVAYEIDLTAEHADHLRELLDRYVSHGRRTGGRKLRPRLVSNPVLVARPVAQPGPKSAAKPATKRSPRKAAEPAAPAKPQPAARKAPRPTRRRTKRTDPAAAARASTRSPAIPEVRFSAPEN
- a CDS encoding dihydrolipoyl dehydrogenase family protein; translation: MDTGENTAEHTAENTVDELGEDVDVVVIGAGPVGENAAARAVRGGMRTVLVEHERLGGECSYWACVPSKALLRPGNAAAAARRVPGVRCDGELDEHAVFAWRDKRVSHWDDGGQVDWAEGAGITVVRGRARLSGQREVTVDGGPVLRPTHAVVVCTGSVPVTPDVEGLADVPVWTSRDATSASAVPESLAVLGGGVVGVEMAQAWARLGASVEIIARGERLLPRMPAFAGEAVAEALRADGVRVRLGASARRVSADGGGVRVDLDDGESVTAQRLLVATGRKPATGDLGLDRVGLTPGRALTVDDTGLVADVPGGWLYAAGDVTGRALVTHQGKYAARVVGDVVAARARGEEVRAEAWSHYTATADHHAVTQVVFTDPEVASVGLVEADKPSHRVVDRDIDVAGASLHADGYEGRVRLVVDSERQVVVGATFVGQDVAELLHAATVAIVGEVPLRRLWHAVPAFPTVSEVWLRLLEDCGL
- a CDS encoding DUF3145 domain-containing protein gives rise to the protein MSTRGVVYVHSSPSAVCPHVEWAISGALGSRVDLRWTAQPAAPGQLRAECDWRAPAGTGGKLATALKAWPMVRFEITEEPSPGVDGQRFCYAPGLGLWHARTSANGDIVVGEDRLRSLVSKNRAGEQLAHELDKMLGSSWDEALEPFRHAGDGAPVTWLHQVG
- a CDS encoding beta-ketoacyl-[acyl-carrier-protein] synthase family protein — its product is MSNIDVVITGLGATTPLGADVPSTWDGLLAGRSGVRALDADWLGEIDLPVRIGAVLAEEPTEKIPRVQARRLDRCEQVALLAAREAWADAGFEPPTDESQDVEPERLGVSIGTGIGGPVTLLNQDDLLEQHGIRKVSPLTVPMLMPNGPAAHVGIDLKARAGVHSPASACASGAEGIANGIQMIQSGRADVVVAGGAEACIAPITIAGFAQARTVSTRNDEPESASRPFDADRDGFVLGEGAGVVVLERADRAAARGARVYARLGGYGLTSDAYHITGNHPEGIGQIAAMQQAMRMAGVSASDVGHVNAHATSTVVGDVGEAAAIRKAIGDHAVVTAPKGALGHLVGGAGAVEGIATILSIYHGIVPATLNLENLDPKVELDVVSGEPRKIDLGAAVSNSFGFGGHNTALLFTKA
- a CDS encoding acyl carrier protein, whose protein sequence is MADKNEILAGLGEIVEEVAGVSADDVSAEKSFVDDLDIDSLSMVEIAVQAEDKFGVKIPDDELANLKTVGDAVDYVAANAK
- a CDS encoding beta-ketoacyl-ACP synthase III, whose protein sequence is MTRPTLTLAQGAKASRVLGVGSTQPDRVVTNDELSQHMDTSDQWIRDRVGIIERRFAGEDERLVDMAVTAGAKALADAGVAPSEVDTVIVPNCTMPAPIPNAAAQVADRIGVKAAGAFDLNAACAGFCYGLGVASDLVRAGSAKKVLVIGAEKLTDVVDPTDRSTAIIFADGAGAALVGPSDEPGIGPVAWGSAGDLVDVIYMRDNRYIFQEGQPVFRWATTQIAPVAMRAVELAGLELSDIDVLIPHQANLRIVEAIAKRLRAKGARDDMVVADDIRYSGNTSSASIPMALDHMRAAGTVKPGDVVLTVGFGAGLSYAGQVLICP
- a CDS encoding ACP S-malonyltransferase; this translates as MLTPWLELAGARDRLAQWSETSNLDLVRLGTEASAEEIQDTAVAQPLIVATSLLAYEYLPSTVPSDGPVGGHSVGELAAAAIAGVLPAGDAVALAAVRGAEMAAACAAEPTSMAAVMLGDPDEVVAWLHEHDLEAANRNGAGQIVASGSTDAIERIVAEPLAGTKVRRLKVAGAFHTRYMAAAEEALRAHAGKLTPSDPTRPLLSNADGRVVTSGAQYLDRLVSQVTRPVRWDLTMRELAELGVDRTVELPPAGTLTGLVKRELKGTVTTPFAVKTPAHLEELA